A window of the Cuculus canorus isolate bCucCan1 chromosome 3, bCucCan1.pri, whole genome shotgun sequence genome harbors these coding sequences:
- the ADGRF5 gene encoding adhesion G protein-coupled receptor F5 isoform X1, giving the protein MGSFLPSTEGRVWKRLQHEQHLSYSLYSKVTGQMASPMTAGLPCLFLLVTACCQTSQDSKFEPLIHYIIGSGLGEESFQPEMQRQKRNMLTFNLPALEYTVDIEVSLTDSSFLEPIKDYFKNFTLPVSTNISNVEMTVSDIHVTTVCLHSDENNSCCSCEDGYAWPSAVCSELRTCSSVSLAPDLPCGYVKERPFYGPYCAPQAEDSCGVGELVVMNMSVRLDTDFQEDLHHSSSELYQKYKTDIEKAFNASYSCLPGFVSATVTGFRPGSVFVNYELKAGAVSFDQIAHSSKIAPQFLDASYGLNHDTFVAEITNRTNFTVSPVDIFEGDTVRLTCEINSVSQNVTWYHFNEIISTSSNHSIKKIFTKRTSKSILEIINITMKDLGSYRCIFTKSNHLLTVIYNATKTIAVSPLYITPDFRSEITCNSPEVQTNVLSCCIDKHLPLLSGDWKVNGAINITGVSSFTKNCTEYKLNIDESLCSPEKSGTVTTYTCELQTGHGARGSYEITVMFLWAAHVTISSSVKSSVSEGYPFSLRCESDVSSYDSVSWKIQSGNNIKTVDCDRCINTSRFPAVSVLTVKNATQDWSGTYICTFSQKSLEGSANVTIEVISLPRKQNILIDPIEASILCKVQQTLRCCISRNTMEDYTVKFVVGQNEFQVGKVEKGNLFCFVYNYTETECSKKEYKTHCKFINRIGQEVNSEWIKLHLISDKKVSCSDTTGIGIEGATLIKPCSNSNVPDGFTRGSVTYKCSKKSWNAVRNDCLSEPINNLLTNAESLVNSPQAKANLSDYLAELKKITENEQSTISSSPANLDAIVTILDMVSSIPAVADNRTIENFLSTVDYIVADSTSKAWEDLNEKEILKSSLLLHSVENFSLHLQPVNSTIPTVSTNSIQLQGMVVTEINNTGYSKSFNSKENFTVDVHIGETEIQTLMQNSTIVSVMYSKFGRILPQNETERVNGLLITTTVSSNRSQKFDVNMTFSKIDASLEKPQCVFWNFTLGKQRGGWDTQGCTTSEVGNHVICSCNHLTSFSILMSPDKSSQLISEDYITYIGLAISILSLAACVIIESLVWKYVTNNTTSYMRHVCILNIATSLLIADVWFIVTVSIKDQNQQMSRSVCSVVTFFIHLFYLCVFFWMLSLGLILFYRLVFILHNTSKTAQKAVVFSLGYGCPFVIAVITIAVTLPRNNYTRSDACWLNWQDSKALLAFVIPALVIVATNLFITAVVIIKILRPTIGDRSDRQERNALFQIGKSVAILTPLLGLTWGFGLATIIKNSHRAFHILFALLNGLQGLFILVFGTLWDKKIQEALLKRNSMSKWSSQQTKSSSLILVTPMLAMSYPFSRTFNNLCGKTGKYRVSSSEPSSSSSENTSKSYSLLN; this is encoded by the exons cctgTACAGCAAAGTCACAGGCCAAATGGCATCCCCGATGACTGCAGGTCTCCCTTGCCTGTTTCTACTGGTCACAGCGTGTTGCCAGACATCACAGGACTCAAAGTTTGAGCCACTCATCCACTACATA ATTGGCAGTGGGCTAGGAGAGGAGAGCTTCCAGCCAGAGATGCAGAGGCAGAAGCGAAACA tgcttACTTTTAACCTTCCCGCCCTGGAGTACACTGTTGACATTGAAGTAAGCCTTACGGATTCGTCTTTTCTGGAGCCAATCAAAgactattttaaaaactttactCTTCCAGTttcaacaaatatttcaaatgtagAAATGACAGTTTCAGACATCCATGTTACAACAG TCTGTCTGCACAGTGATGAGAACAACAGCTGTTGTTCTTGTGAGGATGGATACGCCTGGCCAAGTGCGGTGTGCAGTGAATTGAGAACTTGCTCTTCTGTCAGCCTGGCACCTGACCTACCCTGCGGCTACGTGAAGGAAAGGCCGTTCTATGGGCCGTACTGTGCGCCTCAGGCTGAAG ACTCATGTGGTGTGGGAGAGCTCGTTGTAATGAATATGTCAGTCAGACTCGACACAGACTTTCAGGAGGATCTCCATCATTCTTCTTCTGAATTATaccaaaaatacaaaactgacATTGAAAAAGCG TTTAATGCTAGCTACAGCTGTTTACCAGGCTTTGTATCGGCAACAGTAACTGGTTTCAG GCCAGGAAGTGTTTTTGTGAACTATGAATTAAAAGCGGGAGCAGTAAGCTTTGATCAGATTGCTCATTCGAGCAAAATTGCACCACAATTTCTAGATGCATCGTATGGACTAAACCACGATACCTTCGTAGCAGAAATAACCA ATCGGACAAACTTCACTGTGAGTCCTGTAGACATTTTTGAAGGGGATACAGTAAGACTGACTTGTGAGATAAATTCAGTATCTCAGAATGTGACCTGGTATCACTTCAATGAGATCATCTCAACCAGCTCCAATCAttcaattaagaaaatatttacaaagagAACTTCAAAGTCGATTCTTGAAATTATCAACATTACAATGAAGGATTTAG GTTCCTACAGATGCATTTTCACAAAGAGCAATCATTTGCTGACAGTGATATATAACGCCACGAAAACAATAGCAGTGTCTCCGCTCTACATCACTCCAGACTTCAGGAGCGAGATTACATGCAACAGTCCTGAAGTGCAGACGAATGTGCTGTCCTGTTGTATTGACAAACACTTACCATTACTTAGTGGTGACTGGAAAGTAAATGGAGCAATCAATATTACAG GAGTTTCCAGTTTCACTAAAAACTGCACGGAATACAAGCTCAACATCGATGAATCCCTATGTTCACCTGAAAAGTCAGGTACAGTGACAACATACACATGTGAGCTGCAGACAGGACACGGTGCCAGGGGCAGCTACGAGATCACGGTGATGTTCCTCTGGGCAG CCCACGTAACAATATCTTCGAGTGTAAAATCATCAGTTTCCGAGGGATATCCATTCAGTCTAAGGTGTGAAAGTGATGTGAGCAGTTATGACAGCGTCAGCTGGAAAATCCAGTCTGGAAATAACATCAAAACAGTAGACTGTGATAGGTGCATCAACACCAGCAGATTTCCAGCTGTATCTGTGCTCACGGTGAAGAATGCCACACAGGACTGGAGCG GCACCTACATCTGCACCTTCTCCCAGAAGTCCTTGGAGGGTTCTGCCAATGTGACGATCGAGGTTATTTCCTTGCCTCGGAAGCAGAACATCCTGATAGACCCCATCGAAGCATCTATACTGTGCAAAGTGCAACAAACTCTTCGGTGCTGCATAAGTCGTAACACCATGGAAGACTACACTGTTAAGTTTGTTGTTGGACAAAATGAATTTCAAGTTG GCAaagtggaaaaaggaaatttattttgcttcgTGTACAATTACACAGAAACGGAATGCAGCAAAAAGGAGTACAAGACACATTGCAAGTTTATTAACCGCATTGGACAGGAAGTCAACAGTGAATGGATAAAACTGCACCTGATATCTG ATAAGAAAGTTTCCTGCTCAGACACCACTGGCATTGGAATAGAAGGGGCCACGTTAATAAAGCCGTGCTCTAACTCAAATGTTCCAGATGGTTTTACTCGAGGCAGTGTAACTTACAAGTGCTCCAAGAAATCGTGGAACGCTGTGAGGAATGACTGCCTGTCTGAACCCATAAACAACTTGCTGACTAATGCCGAG TCCTTGGTCAACAGTCCTCAGGCAAAAGCAAACCTATCTGACTACCTTGCAGAgcttaagaaaataacagaaaatgagCAAAGCACAATAAGCAGTTCTCCTGCAAACCTGGATGCAATTGTTACCATCCTGGATATGGTCTCCTCTATCCCAGCAGTTGCAGACAACCGCACTATTGAA AATTTCCTCTCCACAGTGGACTACATTGTTGCCGATTCCACAAGTAAAGCTTGGGAAGACctgaatgaaaaggaaatactcAAAAGTTCTTTGTTACTGCATTCGGTAGAAAATTTTTCCTTGCACCTCCAACCTGTCAATAGTACAATTCCTACTGTCTCTACAAACAGCATTCAGCTACAAGGTATGGTtgtcacagaaataaacaacaCAGGTTATAGTAAGAGCTTCAACAGTAAGGAAAACTTCACCGTTGATGTGCACATTGGTGAAACTGAAATTCAGACTCTAATGCAAAATTCAACCATTGTCAGTGTGATGTACTCAAAATTTGGACGTATTTTGCCCCAGAATGAGACCGAGCGTGTGAATGGCTTACTAATAACAACGACTGTGAGCAGCAACAGAAGCCAGAAGTTCGATGTTAATATGACCTTTTCAAAGATAGACGCATCTCTAGAGAAACCTCAGTGCGTCTTTTGGAACTTCACACTCGGTAAACAGAGAGGGGGCTGGGATACTCAGGGTTGCACAACATCAGAGGTAGGAAATCATGTAATTTGTTCCTGCAATCACTTGACGTCATTCTCCATTCTGATGTCACCTGATAAATCGTCCCAGCTAATTTCTGAAGATTACATTACCTACATCGGCCTGGCCATTTCAATCTTGAGCTTGGCAGCCTGTGTTATAATTGAATCCTTAGTCTGGAAATATGTGACAAACAACACAACCTCCTACATGCGCCACGTCTGTATACTCAACATAGCTACATCACTCCTGATTGCTGACGTTTGGTTCATCGTCACTGTCTCCATCAAAGACCAAAACCAACAGATGAGCAGAAGTGTCTGTTCCGTGGTCACCTTCTTCATCCATTTATTCTACTTATGTGTCTTTTTCTGGATGCTCAGCCTGGGCCTCATTCTTTTCTACCGACTGGTCTTCATCTTACATAACACAAGCAAGACCGCCCAGAAAGCAGTGGTGTTCTCTCTGGGATATGGGTGCCCCTTCGTCATTGCAGTCATTACCATCGCCGTCACGCTGCCGAGGAACAATTACACCAGGAGTGATGCCTGCTGGCTCAACTGGCAGGACAGCAAAGCTCTTTTAGCCTTCGTCATCCCTGCCTTGGTCATTGTGGCCACAAATTTATTCATCACTGCAGTtgttataataaaaatactgaggCCAACTATTGGGGATCGGTCAGACAGGCAGGAGAGGAACGCTTTGTTTCAGATTGGCAAAAGCGTGGCCATTTTGACACCACTGTTAGGCCTCACCTGGGGATTTGGACTTGCCACCATCATCAAAAACAGCCATCGAGCCTTCCATATCCTCTTTGCGCTGCTCAATGGTTTGCAG GGATTATTCATTCTGGTGTTTGGGACTCTCTGGGACAAGAAG aTACAAGAAGCCCTGCTGAAGAGGAATTCAATGTCCAAATGGAGTTCGCAGCAAACAAAG TCGTCCTCCCTGATCCTGGTGACACCAATGCTTGCTATGAGCTACCCATTTTCAAGAACCTTTAACAACTTATGTGGGAAAACAG GAAAATACAGAGTATCTTCCTCAGAGCCATCCAGCTCTTCCTCTGAAAACACTTCCAAGTCATATTCTTTGCTTAACTGA
- the ADGRF5 gene encoding adhesion G protein-coupled receptor F5 isoform X2, which yields MASPMTAGLPCLFLLVTACCQTSQDSKFEPLIHYIIGSGLGEESFQPEMQRQKRNMLTFNLPALEYTVDIEVSLTDSSFLEPIKDYFKNFTLPVSTNISNVEMTVSDIHVTTVCLHSDENNSCCSCEDGYAWPSAVCSELRTCSSVSLAPDLPCGYVKERPFYGPYCAPQAEDSCGVGELVVMNMSVRLDTDFQEDLHHSSSELYQKYKTDIEKAFNASYSCLPGFVSATVTGFRPGSVFVNYELKAGAVSFDQIAHSSKIAPQFLDASYGLNHDTFVAEITNRTNFTVSPVDIFEGDTVRLTCEINSVSQNVTWYHFNEIISTSSNHSIKKIFTKRTSKSILEIINITMKDLGSYRCIFTKSNHLLTVIYNATKTIAVSPLYITPDFRSEITCNSPEVQTNVLSCCIDKHLPLLSGDWKVNGAINITGVSSFTKNCTEYKLNIDESLCSPEKSGTVTTYTCELQTGHGARGSYEITVMFLWAAHVTISSSVKSSVSEGYPFSLRCESDVSSYDSVSWKIQSGNNIKTVDCDRCINTSRFPAVSVLTVKNATQDWSGTYICTFSQKSLEGSANVTIEVISLPRKQNILIDPIEASILCKVQQTLRCCISRNTMEDYTVKFVVGQNEFQVGKVEKGNLFCFVYNYTETECSKKEYKTHCKFINRIGQEVNSEWIKLHLISDKKVSCSDTTGIGIEGATLIKPCSNSNVPDGFTRGSVTYKCSKKSWNAVRNDCLSEPINNLLTNAESLVNSPQAKANLSDYLAELKKITENEQSTISSSPANLDAIVTILDMVSSIPAVADNRTIENFLSTVDYIVADSTSKAWEDLNEKEILKSSLLLHSVENFSLHLQPVNSTIPTVSTNSIQLQGMVVTEINNTGYSKSFNSKENFTVDVHIGETEIQTLMQNSTIVSVMYSKFGRILPQNETERVNGLLITTTVSSNRSQKFDVNMTFSKIDASLEKPQCVFWNFTLGKQRGGWDTQGCTTSEVGNHVICSCNHLTSFSILMSPDKSSQLISEDYITYIGLAISILSLAACVIIESLVWKYVTNNTTSYMRHVCILNIATSLLIADVWFIVTVSIKDQNQQMSRSVCSVVTFFIHLFYLCVFFWMLSLGLILFYRLVFILHNTSKTAQKAVVFSLGYGCPFVIAVITIAVTLPRNNYTRSDACWLNWQDSKALLAFVIPALVIVATNLFITAVVIIKILRPTIGDRSDRQERNALFQIGKSVAILTPLLGLTWGFGLATIIKNSHRAFHILFALLNGLQGLFILVFGTLWDKKIQEALLKRNSMSKWSSQQTKSSSLILVTPMLAMSYPFSRTFNNLCGKTGKYRVSSSEPSSSSSENTSKSYSLLN from the exons ATGGCATCCCCGATGACTGCAGGTCTCCCTTGCCTGTTTCTACTGGTCACAGCGTGTTGCCAGACATCACAGGACTCAAAGTTTGAGCCACTCATCCACTACATA ATTGGCAGTGGGCTAGGAGAGGAGAGCTTCCAGCCAGAGATGCAGAGGCAGAAGCGAAACA tgcttACTTTTAACCTTCCCGCCCTGGAGTACACTGTTGACATTGAAGTAAGCCTTACGGATTCGTCTTTTCTGGAGCCAATCAAAgactattttaaaaactttactCTTCCAGTttcaacaaatatttcaaatgtagAAATGACAGTTTCAGACATCCATGTTACAACAG TCTGTCTGCACAGTGATGAGAACAACAGCTGTTGTTCTTGTGAGGATGGATACGCCTGGCCAAGTGCGGTGTGCAGTGAATTGAGAACTTGCTCTTCTGTCAGCCTGGCACCTGACCTACCCTGCGGCTACGTGAAGGAAAGGCCGTTCTATGGGCCGTACTGTGCGCCTCAGGCTGAAG ACTCATGTGGTGTGGGAGAGCTCGTTGTAATGAATATGTCAGTCAGACTCGACACAGACTTTCAGGAGGATCTCCATCATTCTTCTTCTGAATTATaccaaaaatacaaaactgacATTGAAAAAGCG TTTAATGCTAGCTACAGCTGTTTACCAGGCTTTGTATCGGCAACAGTAACTGGTTTCAG GCCAGGAAGTGTTTTTGTGAACTATGAATTAAAAGCGGGAGCAGTAAGCTTTGATCAGATTGCTCATTCGAGCAAAATTGCACCACAATTTCTAGATGCATCGTATGGACTAAACCACGATACCTTCGTAGCAGAAATAACCA ATCGGACAAACTTCACTGTGAGTCCTGTAGACATTTTTGAAGGGGATACAGTAAGACTGACTTGTGAGATAAATTCAGTATCTCAGAATGTGACCTGGTATCACTTCAATGAGATCATCTCAACCAGCTCCAATCAttcaattaagaaaatatttacaaagagAACTTCAAAGTCGATTCTTGAAATTATCAACATTACAATGAAGGATTTAG GTTCCTACAGATGCATTTTCACAAAGAGCAATCATTTGCTGACAGTGATATATAACGCCACGAAAACAATAGCAGTGTCTCCGCTCTACATCACTCCAGACTTCAGGAGCGAGATTACATGCAACAGTCCTGAAGTGCAGACGAATGTGCTGTCCTGTTGTATTGACAAACACTTACCATTACTTAGTGGTGACTGGAAAGTAAATGGAGCAATCAATATTACAG GAGTTTCCAGTTTCACTAAAAACTGCACGGAATACAAGCTCAACATCGATGAATCCCTATGTTCACCTGAAAAGTCAGGTACAGTGACAACATACACATGTGAGCTGCAGACAGGACACGGTGCCAGGGGCAGCTACGAGATCACGGTGATGTTCCTCTGGGCAG CCCACGTAACAATATCTTCGAGTGTAAAATCATCAGTTTCCGAGGGATATCCATTCAGTCTAAGGTGTGAAAGTGATGTGAGCAGTTATGACAGCGTCAGCTGGAAAATCCAGTCTGGAAATAACATCAAAACAGTAGACTGTGATAGGTGCATCAACACCAGCAGATTTCCAGCTGTATCTGTGCTCACGGTGAAGAATGCCACACAGGACTGGAGCG GCACCTACATCTGCACCTTCTCCCAGAAGTCCTTGGAGGGTTCTGCCAATGTGACGATCGAGGTTATTTCCTTGCCTCGGAAGCAGAACATCCTGATAGACCCCATCGAAGCATCTATACTGTGCAAAGTGCAACAAACTCTTCGGTGCTGCATAAGTCGTAACACCATGGAAGACTACACTGTTAAGTTTGTTGTTGGACAAAATGAATTTCAAGTTG GCAaagtggaaaaaggaaatttattttgcttcgTGTACAATTACACAGAAACGGAATGCAGCAAAAAGGAGTACAAGACACATTGCAAGTTTATTAACCGCATTGGACAGGAAGTCAACAGTGAATGGATAAAACTGCACCTGATATCTG ATAAGAAAGTTTCCTGCTCAGACACCACTGGCATTGGAATAGAAGGGGCCACGTTAATAAAGCCGTGCTCTAACTCAAATGTTCCAGATGGTTTTACTCGAGGCAGTGTAACTTACAAGTGCTCCAAGAAATCGTGGAACGCTGTGAGGAATGACTGCCTGTCTGAACCCATAAACAACTTGCTGACTAATGCCGAG TCCTTGGTCAACAGTCCTCAGGCAAAAGCAAACCTATCTGACTACCTTGCAGAgcttaagaaaataacagaaaatgagCAAAGCACAATAAGCAGTTCTCCTGCAAACCTGGATGCAATTGTTACCATCCTGGATATGGTCTCCTCTATCCCAGCAGTTGCAGACAACCGCACTATTGAA AATTTCCTCTCCACAGTGGACTACATTGTTGCCGATTCCACAAGTAAAGCTTGGGAAGACctgaatgaaaaggaaatactcAAAAGTTCTTTGTTACTGCATTCGGTAGAAAATTTTTCCTTGCACCTCCAACCTGTCAATAGTACAATTCCTACTGTCTCTACAAACAGCATTCAGCTACAAGGTATGGTtgtcacagaaataaacaacaCAGGTTATAGTAAGAGCTTCAACAGTAAGGAAAACTTCACCGTTGATGTGCACATTGGTGAAACTGAAATTCAGACTCTAATGCAAAATTCAACCATTGTCAGTGTGATGTACTCAAAATTTGGACGTATTTTGCCCCAGAATGAGACCGAGCGTGTGAATGGCTTACTAATAACAACGACTGTGAGCAGCAACAGAAGCCAGAAGTTCGATGTTAATATGACCTTTTCAAAGATAGACGCATCTCTAGAGAAACCTCAGTGCGTCTTTTGGAACTTCACACTCGGTAAACAGAGAGGGGGCTGGGATACTCAGGGTTGCACAACATCAGAGGTAGGAAATCATGTAATTTGTTCCTGCAATCACTTGACGTCATTCTCCATTCTGATGTCACCTGATAAATCGTCCCAGCTAATTTCTGAAGATTACATTACCTACATCGGCCTGGCCATTTCAATCTTGAGCTTGGCAGCCTGTGTTATAATTGAATCCTTAGTCTGGAAATATGTGACAAACAACACAACCTCCTACATGCGCCACGTCTGTATACTCAACATAGCTACATCACTCCTGATTGCTGACGTTTGGTTCATCGTCACTGTCTCCATCAAAGACCAAAACCAACAGATGAGCAGAAGTGTCTGTTCCGTGGTCACCTTCTTCATCCATTTATTCTACTTATGTGTCTTTTTCTGGATGCTCAGCCTGGGCCTCATTCTTTTCTACCGACTGGTCTTCATCTTACATAACACAAGCAAGACCGCCCAGAAAGCAGTGGTGTTCTCTCTGGGATATGGGTGCCCCTTCGTCATTGCAGTCATTACCATCGCCGTCACGCTGCCGAGGAACAATTACACCAGGAGTGATGCCTGCTGGCTCAACTGGCAGGACAGCAAAGCTCTTTTAGCCTTCGTCATCCCTGCCTTGGTCATTGTGGCCACAAATTTATTCATCACTGCAGTtgttataataaaaatactgaggCCAACTATTGGGGATCGGTCAGACAGGCAGGAGAGGAACGCTTTGTTTCAGATTGGCAAAAGCGTGGCCATTTTGACACCACTGTTAGGCCTCACCTGGGGATTTGGACTTGCCACCATCATCAAAAACAGCCATCGAGCCTTCCATATCCTCTTTGCGCTGCTCAATGGTTTGCAG GGATTATTCATTCTGGTGTTTGGGACTCTCTGGGACAAGAAG aTACAAGAAGCCCTGCTGAAGAGGAATTCAATGTCCAAATGGAGTTCGCAGCAAACAAAG TCGTCCTCCCTGATCCTGGTGACACCAATGCTTGCTATGAGCTACCCATTTTCAAGAACCTTTAACAACTTATGTGGGAAAACAG GAAAATACAGAGTATCTTCCTCAGAGCCATCCAGCTCTTCCTCTGAAAACACTTCCAAGTCATATTCTTTGCTTAACTGA